aaatttagaaactAAAAGTAGCAATATGTTTTGTCATGCTACACAAATTAAAACCCTAATTATAATGCATGTTCGTTTTTATCATTGCATCAAATTAATAACAACGGATTCTCATACCATTCTTAAATCAGCATTGAGCTTTCCATCATCAATTACTATGTAATTTAATCATACCAATATTAAATCCTAGAACTCCAAGAgcttgaaattttattttaagtttaaatcaattaaaaattgGTTGGaataataatcaaaataaaatatatatatatatataaattataattacTTAAccattacattttaaaataaaaaatacataaaaattatttttaaaactcacTCTTTAGTATTGTAAGAAAAATTCAATTGTGTATTAATATTGTTTCAATTCCctccatatttttatttaattaatttttccttTAAAATTAGCGTAAACAATAATTTAGTTTACaaagtcaattttttttaaaagattaagACAAAAGACATTGATCTCGTTTGATATTTAACGAATCTTCACTatggtttaaaaattttcttcaaatactgatatttgacaaaaaaaaaaaaacacgagcATTCCCTAAGAGATTTTAGAATTTTCAcaaatttctctttaaatttgaTCATGCAAAGACACATATATACCCTACACCTAAACCTGTCATTTTGTCAAATATTGAGGGAGATTCTTGTCTTTTTCTAACTTTGACCAAagtttatgaatttttgaattctcAAAAAAAATCAGATAGCATTTGAGAGTATAGATTCGACGCTTGGAATTGGATTCGTACAAATTTAAATGAAATTCAATagaattttgaaccatttttcaTCCAAGCCTTTATAGttaaattcaaaatctaaaattcaaatttagggTCCTCCTGTTTTTTGACTTTCTAATCTTTCACGGGTCATATCACTCAAGACGATGATGAAGAGGATTCCTTTTCGATCATTATTAATGTTGTCACCATCCCCTAATGCATGGCaccatgcatatgcatgcatctAACCTAAACCTGGCTAGGGTttcaccacataaacaaataaatgaataaataaataaataaatattatctttattggtcctttttaattaattatttcttaATTAAACAGCCTACAGCATGTATACGCATAGGCCCCCTACCTAGTGCAAGGCTTAATTTTATATCACAAAtgggattaaattaaaaattaaatatcacattgtttaattatatatacattaaattAACATTTGAAACTAAACTCGTATACCCTAGCTAGCTGTGTTTACTGTGATCCCGAGAttgatttttaagtattttttgtgTCCCTCCCTGTCctcaattattaattaattaattaattaattaatgcaaACAGTAAGGGTcgtaattaattatttaatatttgcaATAGCTGTGGATGGATCCACGCatggaataaaaaattattaattaattaattaacaggATCCGGAGCGAAAGCCGACCCGGCCCGGCCCGTTGACTAAAACCTTGCATGGAGATAGATATGTCTACAGACCCCAGGCCAGCAGCACCGATGATTGCGGCACTAAAAAAGAGAAAGGGGAGTcatgaaattttaattaattgaaGGGGAAGAATGTATAATATTTAGGAGACCATGGGGTTGAAATTGGAATAATAGTTTTATGGGGGGACTGAAAAGTGAAAAGGAGAATGGGATGATCAGGGCCGCAGGATGAGAAGTCAAAGTCAACATACGGGTGAGAAAAGGGCGGGAAACACGAAGAGGGAAGCAAAGGGACAGGGGAAGGTTTAAAATGAAAGGTAAAGGGTGGCTCTCCTCCAGGTGAGGACAAATCAATCAGCCTCGGCTTGCGTGCACGTCTCTACCTACACATTATCACAACCCATATCAAAGGATTCTTCTCTTATATACATTGtcatcattctctctctctcactttctctctctctccatctctctttgtctagctctctctctccatctctccctctagctctctctctctctctctctctctctctctctctctctctctctctagctctctctctctctctccctctagctctctctttctctctctccatctctctttgtcTAGCTCTCTCTCCATTCCTCTCTCTAGGTGGGATTGCATGGGACCAAGATGTACGTACGTCCTCTTTAGAGAGGACATCATGCCCATGCGTGTCCCCCGTTCAATCTCCAAACATATGCTCTTCATATTTGACCCTTGTGATATTATTCTAATTAGTGCGCCCAATTTTTGGCAATATTTTCTTTATTATGTAAGTGCATGTGTGGGAGAGAGAGTTTTACGAACTTAATTATCTCGAGTgcgaattatatatttttataaaaatagacAGAGAGAATGCATTGATAATTTTATACGATATCTACATAGTTTAGTTTTCGTTTAAGTTTGAAGAATAATATTATGTCTTATTGGCAAATGATACGCTGCATCATATATAGTATCAAGTAtttattttatgaactatatgcatagtctaaattttgttcaaatttttaaaaataacacaGCGTCttaaagatttttgaaaaaaaaagagtCTCTCTAatcaataatatttaaatatatagttttttttacccttaattacaaaaattattcaaaaaataacAAAATGTCTTTTTATACAGTAATAATTAATATAGATTCTTTTCCAAGCATATATTGCTAGTAGTTTTTGGGTTTTATTAGTTGGATGCTTATCTTGTGATTATATGTTGTCTTCTTATAAATAGCATATTTTGGATAGTcatgtttttttcttctttcaaatGGGTGGCTAGTTATCTTCTAGTTCTCCTACTCTCTTTTTGAAAAGGTTCGGTATAGATGGTGAGGAAAATATATTGACAAGAAATTTTGTCTTAAGCCTAAAGTTTAATGGGTTATTACGAGAGCATATGTCGCCTTCACTTATGTCTTAGTCATTACTATTTCTGTTCGGGAGACTCAACCACATAGCTAGGATCTAAAttgaattttctttgattttGCCTAATTAAAAACAAACAAGTAAATAAATTAATGAAAGTTTCAACTTCAACTATTTTTAAAGAGAATACTTAATTTTCTCAAAAGCAACTCATTGtcgattaaaaaatatataagatgGTGAAATAACTAGCACACTATAATTGAAAGCGCCCAGATGTACAAACTCTCCTTAAAGTGATCTTTTACTATTAGAGTAAACAACTTTTttcttatgaatttttttttccttttctctcatgAAAAATTTTAGATATAATTAAGGACCGAAGCATAATTCTAATTGAGTAatataaattaattcaaaaattcGGAAAAGGAATAATAAATCTCAAGGGGAGGTTTTATTGATTACACTAATGGGAAGTTAACAGTTTTTGCTattgtttttttatatatttttaaaaaaaaaattaaaagttttgATACAACGAAATCATTGTTTATATCCTTTTGTTTTTCCCTTATGCAATTGCTTCGCAATTACCCGAATTTAGGTAATCGTAAAGAATATATACGAAAAGGGTCACGAGATGACGATAAATTCATTTCTCAACGAAAAAtgcttaattttttaattaattaattaattaatgtccATCTAAAAACATGTTAATGCAAATGAGGTGTACTTTTTGATTTCTATTTTATAATCGTCTGAAACAGAATGTCAAAAGTATATATGTGTGGGAGGTAGGAAGGGTGGTTTATGCTTTTGCTGACCAATGACCTTACTAGTCAAAGGTCCACAAAGCCTAAAACCATGCATGCTGCTTAGATAGTTATATATACCTAattcaattaataataattaaataaggttattattttaataatttatttaattaagaaTCCAAGTGATGACTTATGCCTACTAACTGAGCTGTCGGGCCTATACCAATTGCCAAGTGGTCTATGCCCCTATTGTTGCCTTCAAGGTTGCACCCTATATGGGTTACCCtccattcttttcttctttttttttttttttttcaaatttaaaaaacttTAGGGTCTAGCAATTTGATAATAGAATTTCGGGTTCTCTACCGAACGAAAATAGGAGGGAGTCTTATCTTGGTGCGAGTCTCAGAggaaatttatcttttttttctttttgtagagTATAAGTTCAGATTTTATTGTCGGAATCTAAATAGCTTCTTTTCGTTTTATCATGTCGGTTAATGTTGTATAATATATGGTAAttgagattagggtttagggtttaggagaaGGGGTTAAGGGCAGATGGGCATGGGATGTCAACCCAATTAAGAATATAAGATGGGGTGTTGGTTTATTAATTGTCCAAAGAAAGAGTAAGACCACACCAACACGGCCAACCTGTTGAATGGGCGGCATTCAATAAATTATATGAATGGGATTAGATTAGGTCGGCATGCAATGGGTTGGGTTGATTGCTGCAATTGGCAACTTTGAAGTTTTTTTTTCCACACTTTAGGGCTCGTGgaaagaattttttatttttatttttgttttccttaaATTACAAGagatagttaattttttttttagtttacaATATTTGGGtgcaaaaactaaaaaataataaaaggttTTGATATGATTTGCttgtgaaaattttttattttttttatttttcaaaaaattataaaatgccaacttgttttctagtttttaacatttatatagaGAATTCgagaatatgttttttttttttttttaagtttgttGTCTCATATTTTGTATTTAGGAGTATACAATTCGAATCATAGAATTAAATTTATGTAATTATGACAAAATATAGTATAAATTatattcagtataaattatattttttgtaattattttgaaacttttaaaaataaaaataagaactatTTTACACAACTAAGCAAACTCATTATTTTCTATTTTGTTAatacaagttttgaaaaattaaagaataagcttgtatttttataattctttagaaaactaaaaaaaatctcaagaatGTTTTCCACAACAAAACATATGCTTATATTATATTTTCTTAAAACAATTAAAACTTGCAACGCAAaagtttgttaaaaaaattatagaaCATCACAATAATTTGATTGTGACCCTCCATGGTTGAGTCAATAAGTTCAAATCGTACAAAAAGTTAAAATAAAAGTATGGAATGAGAGATGGATTTCCCCTTCTGCGTAATCAAAATTGCCCATTAGTATAGGCATACTCAACCCTTTGTGTTTGTTCATGTTTGTAAGATTTGAATAttctctcttatttattttaattctttgcTTGAAATCGAGCTGATCACATAATTGACAAAAAACGATTCATATAATCGATCCCACCTAATGagacttaaagtttaaattttttttttcttgtttactTGAAGTTGAGCGTATTTGAAACTAGGGTTGCCAATTTGTAACTCTAATCTCTCTAATCTTCTCTCTACCTCTAATTCACTCCTACCTCTCTCTTTTGAAGTTAAAAGTTGAATAGCATAGATGCACACAACTTGAGATTTAAACATTGAAGGTTGAAGAATAAAACCTCCAGTGGAAAAAATATGAGATGAGAAACGTAATAACTCTCTTAGTGTAATCTAGAGCAATTTAAGCCTCCAATTaaccaataataatattaataatacatacattcatacataaaACAAAACCTAACACAACATAAATACCACTCATTTGATAGTGAGTTTCATGCACTTCCACAAATAGAAAGTATAACGAAGTGGGTATTAATGAAAATACTTATCTTTCATTAAATGAATGGCAGTGATGTGTTTCATAGAATGTGTTCAATATTATATAATGCATGCACGAAAATTTGTCTGACCTCCATGGAGAAGGGGGAAGAAAAAAGGGCAGGATGCAGACAAGACGAGGCAGAAGTTATTATGTGTTCTAGAGAATGCTGACAATTTCAAGCGCATTGCTTGACCTATAAATGGCTGGAGGTGAAGGCTGAACCTTCCAAATTCCTGCAACCAAAACAGttgaagagagggagagagagagagagagagagagagttcattAGTTTAAGAATTCTGCCATTGCTTTTGACTTTCACAAACATGCGCCCACGCGGAAAACGCCCCATCTAAGTAAACCACCGCGCTTGTTTTCAAGCTTCAAATCATTGTCCAGGCAAAAATAGAAATGACCCAACCACCGAGCTCAAAACTCGAGTGAATCCTCAGCCTCATCAACAGAACCTTCCCAAACACAATAATCCAATTGTGAATTCCCAATAACCTGGAGTCCCCTGGAATTTTTCAAACCGACATTGTTTGAAGTGTACCCAAGAATTTTTCAAACTCGCATTGATGGAGGCCCAATAATCTTGAATCCCCTAGGAGCTAGGGTTCCATTCAGCGAACGGGCTCGGCAGGCAAATTCCTCCAACAATGACGCTTTTGGGTTGGTCCTTATGGCAGAAATATTCAAATGAATAGAACAACTAACAAAATCaactcaaagaaaattcaaaatagaACATACCCATTAGTTTCCAATTGCAGTAGActcaaaaaaaaaacatacaaataTTACAGCTGAATCCCTAACAAGGCATTTTTCTTGTACATGTATTATAAAATAAGCCACAATAATTCTAGAAGCCTAAGTGAGAAGAAACTCATTTGACTGGGGTTTAATAAACAAATGACGGAGCAAAAATAACATGACACGCACTCTCCGCAGGGAAAAAGCCAGCAGCACTGCAACTTTCTAATTTGGATTATCataatttctttttttaatttgtgTTTTTCAGGAGTCCTTGGATGCCGAAGCTTGTCTTAATCTGCGCTGATGTACATCCCAGTTATAGACGCGAGCAATTGTCACCTACATCAAGCGAGCTCAAGCATAAGTTTAGAAATGAAGAGACTTCCTACATGTATATTAtatagaatacaacaaatgtaattcCTCCAGGGTGCATATGTGGTATGTGTTTTTGTTCTCTTAAtggcatttatttttttaaaaacaaatgagTGCAAGATGGCAGAATGAATAGGAATCttgaattatttatttttccCTGTTTCTTTGTCTCGAGTGGTTGGGGGAGTTGGGCACTTGAGCCACCTGATTACTACTAGACAAAAAGAAGCTTGCATTTATATCGGCTGTACCTGAGTAACTGTCACCTGATCTCTTAAGAACTGCAGATCAGCTATTAGAACTTCTAAACTGGCTTTAGCATTTTCTAAGTTCTTTCGTAGAAGAGCATTGGCCTGCACAAACCAGAGAGTCACTAAGGCTTATAGTCGCATATCATCAATGCAGAAGACCTAACCCAGTGGCTAACTGAAATTAAAAGATGTGGACCTCATCACAAGAATACTCCAACATGACATTCGCACCCAACCATAAACACACTGAGTCAGAGTCCTCAACACGAGCTCGAGAATATATGCCTTCTGAGACTTCAAAATCAGCCACAAAGGCCTGCTTCCACATTACAAAGACAAAAAAGACTTGTTATATGGTGAGCAAAAAATTGACCAAAATCATCAATGGGGTGATTGGCAAAAATTTCTTGACAAAAGTAGCAAATGAGAAAAAAAAGTAAACTCCACAGATGATATTCAACCAATTCATGTGCACCTGACCCAAGCTAGATAAATTACTCGATGTCAATGTGTGAAAATCTTAAAGCGTGCAAATCAAAGTTCAACATTCCAGGCGATATGCCTATTTAACAAAATAGAAAACAATGACAAATGTAATACTCATTGATATGGGTGTGAATGATTGTTTACATGGTAATCTCTCA
This genomic stretch from Malania oleifera isolate guangnan ecotype guangnan chromosome 3, ASM2987363v1, whole genome shotgun sequence harbors:
- the LOC131150552 gene encoding prefoldin subunit 3 isoform X2, whose protein sequence is MASSSSSSSGVAERRGIPAASFVEDVQTYLSQSGLDVNTSLAFFQERLQQYKLVEMKLLAQQRDLQAFVADFEVSEGIYSRARVEDSDSVCLWLGANVMLEYSCDEANALLRKNLENAKASLEVLIADLQFLRDQVTVTQVTIARVYNWDVHQRRLRQASASKDS
- the LOC131150552 gene encoding prefoldin subunit 3 isoform X1, giving the protein MASSSSSSSGVAERRGIPAASFVEDVQTYLSQSGLDVNTSLAFFQERLQQYKLVEMKLLAQQRDLQAKIPDIEKCLDIVATLQVKKGTGEAFVADFEVSEGIYSRARVEDSDSVCLWLGANVMLEYSCDEANALLRKNLENAKASLEVLIADLQFLRDQVTVTQVTIARVYNWDVHQRRLRQASASKDS